A DNA window from Leopardus geoffroyi isolate Oge1 chromosome A1, O.geoffroyi_Oge1_pat1.0, whole genome shotgun sequence contains the following coding sequences:
- the LOC123607985 gene encoding basic proline-rich protein-like: MRLPSLFPFQSDDARTLASRPGPPWKGPPWKPRPSPVAGITGIAQGGSLSDPVGRVSRGASGSPERRSLPPAPVPVFPRSHLGPPAPSSPAQPHALRSDFASTFPRHLGRAAASVPPAALATPGAPRGPPPAPCAAFPKGLQPVPHLAARAPPPHLCRTGGH, translated from the coding sequence ATGCGGCTCCCCAGCCTCTTCCCGTTTCAATCAGATGACGCCCGCACGCTCGCCTCCCGGCCCGGGCCCCCATGGAAGGGGCCCCCATGGAAGCCCCGCCCGTCGCCCGTGGCTGGCATCACTGGCATTGCCCAGGGAGGTTCGCTCAGTGACCCCGTTGGCCGAGTGAGCCGAGGAGCCTCTGGTTCCCCGGAGCGCCGTTCCCTCCCGCCTGCCCCAGTCCCCGTCTTTCCTCGATCACACCTCGGTCCCCCCGCACCCTCTTCCCCCGCTCAGCCCCACGCACTCCGCTCTGACTTTGCCAGCACTTTTCCGAGGCACCTAGGGCGCGCCGCCGCCTCCGTACCGCCCGCGGCGCTCGCCACCCCTGGCGCGCCCCGGGGACCGCCTCCAGCGCCCTGCGCGGCATTTCCCAAGGGACTTCAGCCCGTCCCGCACCTTGCAGCCCGGGCCCCGCCGCCTCACCTTTGCAGAACTGGGGGACACTGA